aagccccagcatatgtCTTTACTGAGCACTTCTAGCTGCTGTGATCTGGCTGAGGTAAGTCaatcttttatttgaagaattgtgagccttgttctgaggtctggctggagccagacatgaaaatacaaagagagaaagagagaaactacaGGCCATAGACTGTGTTTTTGGCTCTGATGGCCACAGGCTCATGTAAATCTTTTCCCCTTCTGAAGATAAGAGACTTTACCTTTTGTTCTAGGCCTGTGAAGAAACAGTCCTCAGATTTtggaccgaaaatggatgtgcggcaaattaaaaattggtgcacatccattttgggcctgagaccttactgccacccattgacttagcggtaaggtctcatgcgttaatcgggcgataatcatcagcacgcgtacactgccaattactgcctggttagcgccacacgccagaaaataaaatatattttccagtgtgcaTAGTGAATGcatataaaaaataaagttatcacctgggccacgtggtagtcaggcggtagttccaaattggtgcacgttgggcgcacataggcgtctacgcggcttagtaaaagggccccttagtcccctgaagaagcttgtAAGGCAGTGAAGCAGAGAGCCCCGTTGGGAGCAATGTTTAAAGCTAAGTGCTCATTACATTCTCCACAATAAGAAATTAAAGTGGATGATTAAGATGTAGAGTATTGCATCAAACGTTGAGTGTGGAAGGGAGTGTACAATATTGAACTAAAAGGAGGTTTTTTGAGACCGATGAGAAAAACGGAGTCCAGTAAACGCAGGCACAAAGATatatacagcagctagactcgtttttggaaagtcaaaatacgaaagtgcaaaacccctaagagagaagctccattggctcccaattaaggaacgttctatgttcaaagtttgcacattggtccataaaatcattcatggaaatgcttcAGCATACATGCCagacctttttgatgctgcttttaactcctaacccttattcactttgttcagttcccttattttatcatcctcactttaatattcccttatctcttgtttgttctgtctgtctgtctgtcctaattagattgtaagctctgtcgagcagggactgtctcttcgtgttcgtgctgcgtacgtctagtagcgctttagaaataagtagtagtagtatttacctcccaggaacgctaaaaactCAGCACACGTACATTCTTGGGACTCCACTTCCCTAGTTGTAaaagtttaaaatacaaactagtacatgcatcctgcttttcttacattggcacgcaactgtggaatacactaccacttaACGTAAAAAATATTCACGACCTtaccaactttcgaaaatcactaaagacctacctttttaacaagacttaccataataattaaTAACAGGAACTCCAACATATAATAATCAATAACAGGAACGCCAACACATCATTACTTACTAGAGAACCTATCTGTTTTTTGATTTATCGAATTGTTTAATCAGTCTATttttgatttattgaattgattatatccattatgttacacctgctctttatgtaaccaatggttttatctactcttgattggcgattgtcaggatgtattattgtaagccacattgagtcttcaaatagatgggaaaatgtgggatacaaatgcaacaaataaataaataaatatttactttCAGCCACAGTTTGGACATTTGTCGCCCAATATGTAAAATAAAATGGCTGCTAAAACGACACTTACGTGGCTAtgcggtgatattcagtgccagacagCCGGTTATCTGCCACTGAATGTCACCGGTTAGTGGCTTAAAGATAGCCActtatcatgtgatataaccggctatcccctgGTTTTTAAAAGCGGACCGGCCGAGTTTGGCGCCCATTTTTGGCTGCCACAATAGGTAGAATAACTTTGGCCAGTCTGACTTTAactagccagcactgaatatcagcttgccCGGTTAAAGTCATATTGGCCaaagttaaaccagatattcaaagccagtgaccggaaatggcctggcattgaacatccaagTTTAGTGGGGACCGCGAGAGACAGCCCGGCTGTCTCCCGCAATCTGAACATCAGGCAGTTGAGGTCTTTTGCctccttattattatttttactgaAATAAAAGGTATGATCTCCTGTATATGGGAGTTAGTAGAATGTGTATCTCTTCAGCTTCAAGTTGTAATTTTGTATGAAATTGTGCTGAAGTTTATCCTGCAGTATTATTGATTAAATGTGCATAAAATTGCACTTTACGTGCAAATATGATTTATATGGTTGTCCTCCAGATGTGGTTCCGGAAATAGGCCCCTTAACCTTCTTGTCTTCAAACAAACTGTAAAGTTTCTGGGACAGGGAGACCATGGCCATGCAGATTACGTTGGAGATTGCTGATTTTGTGGATATCACACTGGATTTGTGTCCTGTCAGTGTGGCTCCCAGTCTTACACTGCAGCCTTGCCTAGCATCTTCTGCCTACAGAACAAGGCATATTGCAAGAGATAAAAGAATACTCACATTTTGCCTGGGTATCGTAAAGCTGCTTGTTCTCTATTTCCTTAGGCGAGGAAATATTCTTGAAACTTAACAGTACCCTCTGCTGGCAAATTTAGGAACTACACTATTTAGTCAAGGAAAATCTTAGGAttctgtttactactactactacttcttatcatttctatagcgctactagacgtacgcagcagtgctgtacacttgaacatttaCTAAGCTTCATTATGGCAATTGATTGCAATTTGCCAATAATAGCACACCTTAACACAGTAGTTTTCTATGTAATGCATGTTGTATAGTAAGAAGCTATaatgcatgcaaagcagctcatatTATGCGAAATGAATAGCACTATTAGCCTTAAACGTCACAAGTTGTTTTATTCAAAGAAAATTATCCACCTCATCAGGTGGTGTTAATTTTCTCCTGGGAACACTGGCCTGGTGTGGGTTGATGTTTCTGGTAAGTTTAAGGGCTCAGGcctcgatgctcagaagcaaatctgggcactagaggccattagcaccggtCTAGCGCCGCATTTGCTGCCGCAGAATGGCACAGACAGCTCTAGCGCAGGAAACAATGAGCACGCTGATGGAAACCACAAATAGAATACAAATCCATTTAAATTAGACGATTGAGTAGTCCCTTTGATACTTAACGAAGAGCGCCCTAGAACCAGTCCCCTCAGATCTCACCCCTCTGCTGGAGACTTCTtggactggtggctgctatgCTGAACTTCCAGGCTGGCTATGCCTGTCCGTGCTGCGAATTCCTGGAAGCTTTTTCTGGGCTCAGAGGACTGGCTGCCTTCCTAAGGACTATCCTCCTCTGCTAGGCTCCTAGTGCTAGCCATACCTAGCTCCCTTGCTGGGCCCCTACTGCCAATTGCATCCTGGAGGCCTTGTCTCTCACTGGTCTTCTCTTCAAGAGGAGCCTCTGGGGTTTCTCCCTGCTggaattcagtcttaccagcccTTAATAGGACTCTGAAACCACAAGTACCAGGCTTCCCCACTAAAGGGCAATCTCTGCTCTTAGCCCTAGGCCCTGACTGTGCTCCCGCAGGCCATTTTATTCTGCCCTGAGCTGCTCCCAAAGGCCTTCTTGCCTTGAGCAATATTCCCAAGGGCTGCTGCTCTTCCTATCTTCAGGAGAGCCTCTAAGAGCACTCTGTCTGCTGGGGTTCAAAATTACTAGCCCTTAACAGGGCTTTGAAAACCCCAGTAACAGGGTTCCTCTCTAGAGAGCTGTCTCTCATCTCAGAAAGAAACATCAGAAATGGCTTAGTACAAAACAAACTATTTTTCCCCTCATAGTGAATTTCcaaccatgctaccaatctctcCCTCCCCTAAACTTATGGGGAGCAGGTTTTCCATCAGCTCTCTCCATTCAGTGTGTGTGCATCATTTATTCCATAAGCTTTATACCCTCCATTGAATTAATCCCTTTAAAATGTGTAGAAGTACTCCCAGCAGCCTGTCTGTCTGTTCCATTTGCATGCAGGCAGAGTTGTGGGGCCCACTCCCACTCTTGCAATGTAACAATGTGCAATCAGCTATATTTCTGTGGAGTTTCTACTAAGGAAAGCTAAAACTGACAGTTTTATAAATTCAGAAAGAATAAACCAGTTTGAGTTTTAAAGCACTTTACCAAGATTTCTTCTCTCCTCTTAAATGTCATTAAAACCACCCCACAAAGGGGGATTTCATAAGCCTTTTCCGGAATTTGTTAGTTATCTTGCTAAAGTTTCAGTGATGTGGAGTTGTTTATTGCTGTTAAGTTTCCGTGTAGCTAGTCAGTGCTGAATGATACCTTGCTGTGTATTGAAGGATTCTGATACATGGTCATAGGATTAGGGTtgccatatgtccggatttccccggacatgtcctctttttgaggacatgtccggggcgtTCAGCGGGTTTTGCCCGCCCacctgtttgtccagatttctggacaaacggacgGGCGGGCGAGCGGCGctgtgggtctcccctccccttacttactatctgccctggtggtctagtgacctctttgggcaggaaagagccccctctttcctgcccagagcactgcctgtccttgccctgcatcgtTCTCAGTCTcagctcgggattcaaaatggccaccgagagttgaagcggcctcgcgagacttcaactctcgtcggccattttgaatcccgagccaagaccgagaaggatgcatggcaaggcagcgctctgggcaggaaagagggggctctttcctgccccgaaaaggtcactagaccaccagggcagtagacagTAAGTAaagtgaggggaggggaatatgtgacaagggggaggggagatgacggggggaggcaggggagtggAATATGTGACTCGTGAGGAatagtgacagggggcagggtgagAGCGAGAAATGGCAGGGCGAGGATCTGAAAGGGATGTGGTGTGGGCGTGGCAGGGGTGTGGCAGGGGGtgtggcatgtgtcctctttttcagaggacaaaatatggtaaccctacataggATACAGTCTGAACTATCACAGTGCATGATTTTTGTAAACCATTTGAttctctcttttaaatttacttttgATTTCTAGGCATTTAATTTATTTACCTGATTGCCGTCATAAATGAAACCTTTCTTTAGCTGCAGTAAAGCCAGCCTGGCTAGGACTGGAGACCGTTGGGGATTCCCATTGAGGGCAAGTAGGAGCATCTTGTGAGCCTCCTCCACACGGTGCATCTGATACAGGACGTCTGTGCAGAGAATGCGGGATACTTCGTCggtggggtccagctccatcaggAGAGATGCCAACTGGTGGAGCCCGGAAAGCTCACTGCACAAGATAAGCAAGGAAAAGCGGCTGCTTATATTTCTAATATCTGAAACAGTTACTTTACTTTGCAAACTTCTTAGTGAATTTCATACTTGGGAAGGGTGACAGAATTATAATACTAGATGAAGAAGACTTCAGTTTTTCCACACAATTAAGGGAGAATAGAACTCTCTCTACTGCTTCTCAGTTACTGATCTTCATCTCTCAACCCTGGCACTAGAAGGATTAGAGTTTGAAAGAGTAAATCATCCCCTATAACAGTGGTTCTCAATTCTTATAGTaaaaaagagagggaaaggaCTTGCCACACACAAAATGGCAACAATTACAAATACAAAGgcatataaaaagaaataaaaatataaacaataaaatgaaCTGACCATAAAACAATAATTTATTACATAAAAATCACAAATACAATGTATAAACATACAAATTAACCAAGcatcttaaaaattaaaaacataaagatGTTCACAGAAGGATCATGTGCCCGATATGTTTCCGGCATAGGGTTTGCCTCAGGGGACTTAGTTCAAACAATGTAGCAATGCTTGAATTGGGGCAGCTGATGGAAAACTTTGAGACTAGGAAACCTAGATAAGGAatggggagaaggaggaaggaaaagggtACAGGAAGAGGACAGgaaacataaaaagaaagaaagaaaagaagaaaaatataaataatgagaTATGGAAACCTATAACGTATTCCctccaatttttcacaatcctaaaAATGTTCTTGAATGTACCCTTTAAGGGGAAAGATTGTAGAGGTTGACTGAAGCCGATGGTTTTGGTTTTGACTAAAATTGAATCTGAGGCTGAAATTCGCCACTTGGTTTTGCTTGGAACCAAAGCTGACACAAAACTGTTGTGCACTTCCCACTCATCCCCAGCAGTAGATGCGCCCCCACCATCAGAAGATGGGTCCCTCTGGGCTACTGGCCCCTTCCCCGGCTAAACCGACCATCCCCGAACCCACTTTAAGCtctagtggtctagtggtctgTTTGGAGGCAGGAACGAACCCCATTCGTTCCTGCCTGGTGCCACTgctcagtcaaaatggctgccgcgacTTCCTGCAACAGCCTCACAAGTTTGCCAtgggaggtcctggcagccattttgaaactggaACCGGCATAAGTAGAAGTGACTGGATTGTTCCTGCTTATACCAGTTTCAGTCTCAAAATGACCTCTTGCAGCCATTTTCGCGAGGCTGTTGTGGGAAGTCTCACAGCCATTTCAGTTGAGCAGCTGCACCGGGTAGGAATGAGTAGGCTttgttcctgccaccaaacagaCCACTAGACCATCACGGCttcctaaggtaggcccagggagggcctgtGGGTGTTCGTGcagctcaaggggggggggggggggggaagagtgattgtggtgggggggggggggggggggagagtttcgGTTTCAGTCAAAATGCACTGATAAAAACTTGccatgctttagtaaaatggcctcttagCTTCTAATGCAGGCTCTGGTGGGGTGGAGGTAAGAGAAGGGGTAGTTTTCAGATTGACAATGCACTGGGACAAAGACTATATTTATATTTTACCTATGATCTTTGCATCAAGGGGAAAATGCATGCATACTTGTACTTTGTAAAGTGCTACAGGTATGACATTTGTAtctttttggggcccttttacaaagctgtggcaaaaatggTCATAGCATGCTCTTATGTGAGTCCTtcccgtgtgctaaggccactttttgccgtggctggaaaatggctgattttccattttccagttTAATGCCCATGCACTAACGTTGCcatcagcacatggccattaaccaAAATTaatgcttgagcccttaccgctagctaTGTTGCAGGTGGTAAGGGTTTACGCACTAATCAGTTATCATGCGGCAATCTGGCTGTGCTAACTAATTAGCGCAGACACGCCCACTCTCCGCCTCCAGACATGCCCCTtggcaaaaaaaccccaatacattttattttttagcatgctgGTAGTGCATACACTCATCACAAGTACTGCGGGACACGTCAGCGTACCCTGTAGTACgctattttaagctgcagtaagcatacgttagtgcttggtaaaagggcccctttgtgcagTAAAATTTTGAGGTGTGAAGATTTGAGAATATGATCTATGCACAAACCTGAGTGAATCGCTTTGAAAACTGACCTCTAAATACCCTTTCTAGATGTCTCTGACAGTgttaagggggaaagggaaagggaaatgggacttgatataccgccttcctgaggtttttgcaactacattcaaagcggtttacatatattcaggtacttattttgtaccaggggcaatggagggttaagtgacttgcccagaatcacaaggagctgcagtgggaattgaaatcaacgtttttaatgtgcgttaatggTTTACGTGTGTTAATAGCTAACGTGCCCATAAAAATgcataggcgtgttagcatttaacgtgccttaactttaaaggcgtgttaaaaatgctaagacaccttagtaaacataccccataatCTCAAAGCAGAATGGTGCTCGTATAAGGCTTCAGTTAACttctttgccgcagcttggtaaaaggagccctcaaagCACTGGGGAGCAAAATGTTTGTATTATGCTTGCGTTACAAAATCACGTGCTGAGCTTTAGCGCATAGCTGTAATGCAAGCTTACTTCATTGGTCTCTGCATCTGCAaccttttagttttgtttttctttagaatAATCACAACTGTACTTCCCTACAACCAAATTGTGGGccaggaccccaaatggggtcataTCATCAATGGATGGGGTCACAGAGACAGGGTCACTTCCCCTTCTCTCTGGACGTCTGCTGTGTCCTATGCTCAGTAGTGGCAGTCAGCATGGGTCCTATGAACCAGACAGTGAACGTTCAGAGGCTCTGCTCCCTCCTGGGTAGGCGTCTTGTTAAGCTGGAAAACCACACAAAATAGAGGACTGTGTGAGTCTGCGCTGACCTGCTGCCACTGTCGTCATCACAGCCGCTGCTGCCTTCCTGCTTTGGATGAATGGGGGGTGGGAGAGTGGGTGAAGAAGAAGGaagtgggtggaggggaggcagaTTAGAGACTTgctatttggggtttttttttttaatcatcaccTGAGGTTAACTGACATTTTATTTGTTAAAATGGGGTCATATTGGCTATAAGTTTGAGAAGCTGTGACCTACAGCTTGTTGGCAACCTTAATTATAATATGGGTGGCATGCCAAAAAAATAATCTCATTAGCCAATCTGATTACAAAAGTTTAAGAAACTCTACCTGTCTTTGGAGGACAAATCTTTCCGATCAAAAGCTTTTTTCCGTTGGAGTGAAACACTGGCGCTTAGATTTGTAGgttttttctggagcatcttctgtccttcttccTGCAGAACTTTGTAGAGTAATCCTCTTTGGTTCCAGGGTACATATGATTTGATAGTAAGGAATGTCTCTTCCATCTTCAGTCTGCAGGCTGTGATGTAGTCCAAGGCAGTGAGGTAAGGGCTGCTACCCAACATACGGATAAGCCCTCTCCCACAAAGGGCCTTCACACAGCTGCTAGGATGTGGAGAATCATGCTCTATGATTTTCTGAAAGTCCTCAAGGGCTTGCTGATGTTCATTGACATGGAGGTGGCTAAACCCTCGAAGTACCAAGAGAGTGTTTTGGTAGGTCTTAGGTTCTGATTCCAATAGATGGTTGCAGATCTCCAGACAGCTACGAAAATCTCCAGCAAGCAGCTGGCAGTCTGCCAGTCGGATGCTCATCTCCCGCTTGGCACTTGGAGAGATGTGAATTAAGAACTGAAGGGTCCAGATTATAGGGGATAGCAGATCAGTGCCAGGGTTGGATCTGAGCTCAGGATGAGCGCGCAGAGCTTCCCTAAACTCGGCAAACTCCATCTCCATGGTAGCTTTAACATTTGCTTCAACTCTTTCGGTATTCTGAGGAGAGAAGAGTTGGTCAAAATGCTCCTTTGCATGACTTGGACTAAGACTGAAAGCTTCTTTTAAATCTTGAAGCATATCCTTTGTTCGGCCACCCAAGGAGAAAAAAGCTGCAGCCTGATCCAGTAGAAGACAAGATAAACTCTCCACATTGAGATCTGTCCTGGTCGATAAGGTCTCAATAGCCTTGCTAGTGAAAACCACACATTCCTCAAATTTGCATTTCTCTAACAAGAATGCTGCCTGCATCTTGTAAGCCCGAGGGTCATCTGGCATAATGGCAATGAGAAAGTTATGGCAGTCATTGATAAGGGCATCCAGACACCTAGTGCTTGAGTCTTTATCATGACTGGAGATGTAGCTGTAGATGGCACGAGTGATTTGTGGGAGGTATTCCTTTTGCTTGCTGCAGACAAATTTGATGGTTGCTTCTCTCTGTTTCCCAAACACTTGCATGTAGTCCACCACACCATTTCCTGAACGAGTCTGAGACAGTACCCAAGCTAGACCCCGAGTTAACAGCAGTTGCACTGAATGCTGGGAGTGAGTATTGAGCAAAGTATTGCATCTACTCACCACCTCTTCATAGCGTCCACTTCTCAACAAGGTTTCCATTCTACAGATGGAGGCAGCAAAGTTGTTGGGGCAGAGAGTAGAGAGGAACACAACAGCTATGCCAGTGTTCAGAGACACAACGGATATTCCTTTCAACATAAGTTTAGGGATGGCACTGTCTCCCAGGCACCAGCTCTCTAAGGTGGCTATCACTTCTTCCCACTGCTTCCTTCCCAGTGATTTCACCTTCTTTACAGCTGTCGGTGCATTGCAGCTAAAGGCAGCCATGTAGAAAGCTGTTGCCAATGCCATCTTTCCTTGGGAAAGGTGATGATCCGCTTCCTGGCACAGACGGGCAGTGTGGTCCTGAGCTGACATCTCACAAGCTTAACGTTTCACATTTTTTGGTCACTGTTTCCAATACACCATGAAATCAGGCATCtgtcagaacaaaacaaaacaaaggacaATGTCTACCTGTAGAGCTTGTCACTTCAAGGGCTTGTCTACCAATGAATGGTACCTGAGTATAGTCCCCAACTCTCAAATTCTATGTCTACTAGGCCTAAACGTTTCTAACCTATCTGGAGATTGAAGTACAGTACTaacttggaaatattttttttttacaagtgagACATTGTGTGGAAGAATACACCAAAAGGTCCTAAAACATGCAAAACTCAAGCATTTtgggcttttgtttgtttttccaaaacacTAAAATTTTGAAGTTTTGTTCAGTTTTTCAAACAATGTCCCACTTGTAAAAAAATGTGCCAGTCTGATGCCTGCCAGGTAGTAAAATTTTATGTGTAGTCCACTGTGGGGATGATTCTTAAAAGATCAGCTAAGGATCCGAAAGTGCAATATAAGCACTTTCAgatcccctgatgaagccatAGGTGAAATGGGTTAGGATCAGTATCTAAGATAAGTGCTCTTTTTGTACCCCACTTGTTGCATTATATAAATATTATATGCAATTTGATAAGGAAATGATATGCACTTCATCTGGTGGAGGTTTTTCTGATCGATGATTGAATCTCATCCATATTAGTAGTAACAACCTAAGTCCTCGCTTTGAAGATGGAGATATTAGTTGTTTTGGTTATGGATTACTGAGATCGTTTCCTCCACCAGTTTGTTTTCATTAGAATGAATACGCATAACCTGTAGCGTGGTGGATGTTAGCACAGCAGCATACCGAGGGTGGGGtgcccgccccaggtgcacgatGTAGgaagggtgcagggagcagccctggctgtcggctctgccagttccctgctccctctgatgttactttctgttccgggcagagggagcagtgtgtattagtttctGCTGGCTGATGGTGAAAATCTTCTACTTAAAAGgtgtgcgggggagggggatgtttgagagactatgTGGCTTGCAGGCGAGAGAGGTAGAGACcgaatcacttgtgggacagggcggaattcttctgcccacccatgttaggttcaggcccacccaaaggtgagtttctggctacgcccctggtgcagctgctcccagcaccacAGGAGGTAACAacaatgcactggggggggggggggggggggggttgtgctgcacctgggggggttacGCAatggcgatctgccctgggtggcagctgaccaagtaACACCACTGTGTTAACGTTTTGCCCAGATGCTATGATGGTCAGAGggggtattcagtggcactgcctgattaag
This sequence is a window from Microcaecilia unicolor chromosome 13, aMicUni1.1, whole genome shotgun sequence. Protein-coding genes within it:
- the TTC34 gene encoding tetratricopeptide repeat protein 34, with amino-acid sequence MSAQDHTARLCQEADHHLSQGKMALATAFYMAAFSCNAPTAVKKVKSLGRKQWEEVIATLESWCLGDSAIPKLMLKGISVVSLNTGIAVVFLSTLCPNNFAASICRMETLLRSGRYEEVVSRCNTLLNTHSQHSVQLLLTRGLAWVLSQTRSGNGVVDYMQVFGKQREATIKFVCSKQKEYLPQITRAIYSYISSHDKDSSTRCLDALINDCHNFLIAIMPDDPRAYKMQAAFLLEKCKFEECVVFTSKAIETLSTRTDLNVESLSCLLLDQAAAFFSLGGRTKDMLQDLKEAFSLSPSHAKEHFDQLFSPQNTERVEANVKATMEMEFAEFREALRAHPELRSNPGTDLLSPIIWTLQFLIHISPSAKREMSIRLADCQLLAGDFRSCLEICNHLLESEPKTYQNTLLVLRGFSHLHVNEHQQALEDFQKIIEHDSPHPSSCVKALCGRGLIRMLGSSPYLTALDYITACRLKMEETFLTIKSYVPWNQRGLLYKVLQEEGQKMLQKKPTNLSASVSLQRKKAFDRKDLSSKDSELSGLHQLASLLMELDPTDEVSRILCTDVLYQMHRVEEAHKMLLLALNGNPQRSPVLARLALLQLKKGFIYDGNQLIKKVIQIGDTSCLLPIMDIFREADRKLMQSHCHSRAMAILKSKQGDTYVKEAVAYLSLAIIASGGNAEDSLLARAQCYGHLGQKKTALFDFNAILKENPGNVKALCGRSFLYLLLNQQKEAVQDMALALKLDASSAIQDILCLKQEALISLTQWLHDHCRTVLNDLLTASKDPVKDETFKDLLAIGRSLTKINDKTPSWHILYVDTLIASGRYEDAHSHLLESFSHNITDESVKARHGIILVKRQNTTMAAHDLGPLAGKGPKELEFLMKLLENKQRQSLSQVASQEGNDLSKRRQPEKALNYYSLAVLASNNNPRFLRQRAVCLSHLQEYSRALKDLDKAIQRHGSSDLRTQVEDYCSKGYLLLAMTEEEAAVRQYIKALRLEPSMALASIRNRPGKISLGQNFYQIAQGYLEHHRYEDAWNVTDYGLVIDENSNELKKLKAKIRREASGCIVH